From Micromonospora sp. NBC_01699, a single genomic window includes:
- a CDS encoding ATP-binding protein, which yields MTLTTGTTRTRVGGLGRFVGREPELRLLDDAAAMLGSGEQLVVEVVGEPGIGKTRLVHEAMADCADRGLRLAHGSGTEVERLIPFHVFRHAFGGRRLGDVFGPARPEQPDPPVDPDPGPLRVDTARQRVDVRRFRTYQVARRLLERAAYDGLVLVLDDLHWADHASTGLIRHLLRHPVHAPLLVVLVYRPRQMSTRAPFGLPGPDPRSGPLPAAPARRIEVGPLSVAEAARLLGESAGSEDLRRRHAASGGNPFYLGGGDADCLQPAQLPPGPFAQPRLVPGQLGAGDGYPHPGDPMIQRFAVGSPVARKAAAYTMNGPISSSGRPRSQSTSRRNPPEGRSA from the coding sequence ATGACGCTGACGACAGGAACCACCCGTACGCGGGTGGGTGGGCTCGGCCGCTTCGTGGGGCGAGAGCCGGAACTGCGGCTGCTCGATGATGCTGCCGCGATGCTGGGCAGCGGGGAACAGTTGGTGGTGGAGGTCGTGGGCGAGCCCGGGATCGGCAAGACCCGGCTCGTCCACGAGGCGATGGCCGACTGCGCCGACCGGGGGCTTCGGCTGGCCCACGGAAGCGGTACGGAGGTCGAGCGGCTGATCCCGTTCCACGTCTTCCGGCACGCGTTCGGCGGACGACGGCTCGGTGACGTCTTCGGACCCGCCCGTCCGGAGCAGCCCGACCCGCCCGTCGACCCGGATCCCGGTCCACTGCGGGTGGACACCGCCCGACAGCGGGTGGACGTACGGCGCTTCCGCACATACCAGGTGGCGCGGCGACTGCTGGAACGCGCCGCGTACGACGGGCTCGTGCTCGTCCTCGACGACCTGCACTGGGCCGACCACGCCTCGACCGGGCTCATCCGCCACTTGCTGCGCCACCCGGTACACGCACCGTTGCTGGTCGTCCTGGTGTACCGGCCCCGGCAGATGTCCACCCGGGCACCGTTCGGACTGCCCGGCCCGGACCCCCGCAGTGGCCCGCTGCCGGCGGCGCCCGCGCGGCGGATCGAGGTGGGTCCGCTGTCCGTGGCCGAGGCGGCGCGACTGCTCGGCGAGTCCGCCGGATCGGAGGATCTGCGTCGCCGTCACGCCGCCAGCGGCGGAAACCCGTTCTACCTGGGCGGCGGCGACGCCGATTGTCTCCAGCCGGCGCAGCTCCCGCCGGGCCCGTTCGCGCAGCCGCGACTCGTACCCGGCCAGCTTGGCGCAGGAGATGGTTACCCCCACCCCGGCGACCCCATGATCCAGCGGTTTGCGGTGGGCTCGCCGGTGGCGAGGAAGGCGGCCGCGTACACCATGAACGGGCCGATCAGCAGCAGCGGGAGGCCCAGGAGCCAGAGCACCAGCCGCAGGAATCCACCGGAGGGCAGATCCGCCTGA
- a CDS encoding DUF1152 domain-containing protein, producing MTNPAALPIDPGTFSLTVPPLFAALAPARNILIAGAGGGFDVYAGLPLAFALWHGGAQVHLASLSFSQPELIERDAWVAEHVAAVRPDTTSPDWYFPERTLARWLAARDLPSTVYAFPPLGVQPLREAYRYLVDRLDIDAVVLVDGGTDVLLRGDESELGTPVEDITSLAAVAALDVPVKLVTSLGFGIDAYDGVNHVQVLENLAALDRDGGYLGALSIPGSSREAALYRDAVADAQATTPDRPSIVQGQIAAATSGAFGDVRFTRRTGGGDLFVNPLMAIYFTVDLDKLAARCLYLDRIENTVGRRQVITRIQAFRDELLGARVPRAFPH from the coding sequence ATGACGAACCCCGCCGCGCTGCCGATCGACCCCGGTACGTTCTCGTTGACCGTTCCGCCGCTGTTTGCCGCGCTGGCTCCGGCGCGGAACATCCTCATCGCCGGAGCGGGCGGAGGGTTCGACGTGTACGCCGGCCTGCCCCTGGCGTTCGCCCTTTGGCACGGCGGCGCCCAGGTTCACCTGGCCAGCCTGTCCTTCTCCCAGCCCGAGTTGATCGAGCGCGACGCGTGGGTGGCGGAGCACGTCGCGGCGGTGCGGCCGGACACCACCAGCCCGGACTGGTACTTCCCCGAACGGACGCTCGCCCGGTGGCTGGCGGCTCGGGACCTGCCGTCGACCGTGTACGCCTTTCCGCCACTCGGCGTCCAGCCGCTACGGGAGGCGTACCGGTATCTGGTTGACCGACTCGACATCGATGCGGTGGTGCTGGTCGACGGCGGCACCGATGTCCTGCTGCGCGGCGACGAGAGCGAGCTCGGCACCCCGGTGGAGGACATAACCAGCCTGGCCGCCGTGGCCGCGCTGGACGTGCCGGTCAAGCTGGTGACCAGTCTCGGCTTCGGCATCGACGCCTACGACGGCGTCAACCACGTGCAGGTGCTGGAGAACCTCGCCGCGCTCGACCGCGACGGCGGCTACCTCGGTGCCCTGTCCATCCCCGGTTCCAGCCGCGAGGCGGCGCTGTACCGCGATGCTGTCGCCGACGCCCAGGCCACCACCCCGGACCGGCCGAGCATCGTCCAGGGACAGATCGCCGCCGCCACCAGCGGCGCGTTCGGAGACGTCCGGTTCACCCGGCGCACCGGCGGCGGCGACCTGTTCGTCAACCCGCTGATGGCGATCTACTTCACCGTCGACCTCGACAAACTCGCCGCCCGATGCCTGTACCTCGACCGCATCGAGAACACCGTCGGCAGGCGACAGGTCATCACGCGCATCCAGGCGTTCCGCGACGAACTCCTCGGCGCACGCGTCCCCCGCGCGTTTCCCCACTGA
- a CDS encoding cupin domain-containing protein: protein MTLRNARIAADPEIRLRVSTVDPDTGRSKRIFPGRARHVRMAGVEHEAVDIADKLSRFSQYWSPKVVARLNDYEIKVVKVRGEFVWHTHEDTDELFLVVSGELTIQLRDGDVVLHPGQLFVVPRGVEHCPVAEGEVHALLIEPAGVVNTGSAGGALTAVHDASLL from the coding sequence ATGACGCTGCGTAACGCGCGGATCGCGGCAGATCCGGAAATTCGTCTCCGCGTTTCGACCGTCGATCCCGATACAGGCAGAAGCAAACGAATCTTCCCGGGTCGAGCTCGCCATGTCAGGATGGCGGGCGTGGAACATGAAGCTGTTGACATCGCTGACAAGTTATCCCGCTTCTCGCAGTACTGGTCGCCAAAGGTGGTAGCGCGGCTGAACGACTACGAGATCAAGGTTGTCAAGGTGCGCGGGGAGTTCGTCTGGCACACGCATGAGGACACCGACGAGCTGTTTCTTGTGGTGAGCGGGGAGCTGACCATCCAGCTGCGGGACGGCGATGTGGTCCTGCATCCGGGTCAGCTGTTCGTCGTGCCCCGAGGCGTCGAGCATTGCCCTGTCGCCGAGGGAGAGGTGCATGCGCTTCTCATCGAGCCGGCTGGCGTGGTGAACACCGGCAGTGCAGGCGGCGCGCTAACTGCCGTTCACGATGCCTCGTTGCTCTGA
- a CDS encoding SIMPL domain-containing protein, with protein MRRGADDLVGSTVMQMVERPWGITTFGAASVKAVPDLVRVRFKVVRVEQTPNAAFEAARAAVRAVRGALRAHAISDAAVEGSRLDLKTATEYVDGARKFVGYQCQAAFAVESRALDDVEPLLVDVVAAGANEIEGVDFDVLAKRELRAEARRKAVAAARAKADLYAEAAGVRVGAVVHVEDVDPEQPGTARYRSHAEAAATTAQDLAPGHIVVSAAVILGYAVARD; from the coding sequence GTGCGACGCGGCGCGGACGATCTGGTTGGATCGACGGTCATGCAGATGGTGGAACGACCATGGGGAATCACCACGTTCGGTGCGGCGAGTGTGAAGGCCGTCCCGGATCTCGTACGGGTGCGGTTCAAGGTCGTACGTGTGGAGCAAACCCCGAACGCCGCGTTCGAAGCGGCCCGCGCCGCCGTACGGGCCGTGCGTGGCGCGCTCCGGGCGCACGCGATCAGCGACGCGGCAGTCGAGGGTTCGCGGTTGGACCTAAAGACCGCTACCGAGTACGTGGACGGCGCACGTAAGTTCGTCGGCTACCAGTGCCAAGCTGCCTTCGCGGTCGAGTCACGCGCGCTGGACGACGTTGAGCCGCTACTCGTCGATGTCGTCGCGGCCGGCGCCAACGAGATCGAGGGCGTCGACTTCGATGTCCTCGCCAAGCGCGAACTGCGGGCCGAGGCCCGGCGCAAGGCGGTCGCCGCAGCCCGCGCGAAGGCCGACCTCTACGCCGAAGCTGCCGGCGTCCGCGTCGGCGCGGTCGTCCACGTCGAGGACGTTGACCCAGAACAGCCCGGCACTGCCCGCTACCGCAGTCATGCCGAGGCTGCCGCCACCACAGCCCAGGACCTCGCCCCCGGCCACATTGTCGTGTCTGCCGCCGTGATCCTCGGATACGCGGTAGCCCGCGACTGA
- a CDS encoding DinB family protein, which translates to MSRLATRYAAVVAPADPWSVALRGSMQAALAGSGLGRVVLGLSGPRASIAAIANGVEDAMAQDDVATFVDRDLRGARFDRSTLAGAVMRGVDVCGLDIDAPWLAEGALLVNGVDVAPLVEAELNRRFPGRELRQATDPNGLRTAWVAIERAWAAAVDRVVSMPEGASDVSIDGEWSFTQTLRHLAFATDAWLGKAILRLPQPFHPLGQPHAEYEADGFDISIFVTEQPTLTEALHARAERQAMVRHFLATVTPELLAEPRPAAWSPEHEESVLHCLHVIFDEEWEHLRFALRDLDSQDQGPVFRTGVLA; encoded by the coding sequence ATGTCCAGACTGGCGACCCGCTATGCCGCCGTGGTAGCACCCGCTGATCCCTGGTCAGTCGCCCTGCGCGGCTCGATGCAAGCTGCGCTTGCTGGCTCCGGACTGGGCCGCGTCGTGCTCGGGTTGTCAGGACCGCGCGCTAGCATCGCCGCGATCGCCAACGGGGTGGAGGACGCCATGGCCCAGGACGACGTCGCAACGTTTGTCGACAGGGATCTGCGAGGTGCGCGGTTCGACAGGTCGACGCTGGCCGGCGCGGTGATGCGCGGCGTTGACGTGTGCGGGCTCGATATTGATGCACCGTGGCTGGCCGAGGGTGCACTCCTGGTCAACGGTGTCGACGTTGCGCCGCTCGTCGAGGCGGAACTCAACCGGCGGTTCCCCGGGCGCGAGCTGAGGCAGGCCACGGACCCGAACGGCCTCCGCACGGCGTGGGTGGCTATCGAGCGGGCCTGGGCGGCCGCGGTCGACCGGGTCGTGTCCATGCCCGAGGGTGCCTCGGACGTCTCGATCGACGGCGAGTGGTCGTTCACGCAGACGCTGCGCCACCTCGCGTTCGCCACCGACGCATGGCTGGGCAAGGCGATCCTGCGCCTGCCGCAGCCCTTCCACCCGCTCGGCCAGCCACACGCCGAGTACGAGGCTGATGGCTTTGACATTTCGATATTTGTTACGGAGCAGCCGACTCTCACAGAGGCACTTCATGCGCGTGCCGAGCGGCAGGCCATGGTGCGGCATTTTCTCGCGACCGTCACGCCGGAGTTGCTCGCCGAGCCTCGGCCCGCCGCATGGTCGCCCGAACACGAGGAGTCGGTCCTGCACTGCCTTCACGTGATCTTCGACGAGGAGTGGGAGCACCTCCGCTTCGCGCTGCGTGACCTCGACTCGCAGGACCAAGGCCCAGTGTTCAGAACGGGCGTCCTCGCATGA
- a CDS encoding MMPL family transporter encodes MAELLFRVGRFCARRAWTVLITWMVVLGLSTTAYFVFGGALSSQVTIPGTATSQVIDQLAEKFPSASGGNGTVLFHTADGSAFTADQRTAIGALLKSVGDLDGVASATDPFITQQQLTEQTQQVQGGQQQIAAGREELERAQNAADALPEAQRKQLDAQRAQLDAQAAKLELSQQLLAMSSKIRMVSVDDTTALASVVFDEAQMNVTPETKDGVVDHVSAGVPAGVEAEFSNEITQSVPQILGVGEVAGLVVAAITLLVMLGALIAAALPLLTALVGVGVGVTASLALSGAVEMLSITPVLGVMLGLAVGIDYCLFILNRHRRQLLDGVELRESIALANGTSGNAVVFAGATVLVALLALNVTGIGFLGMMGTVGAICVAVAVVIAVTLTPALLSLLGLRILTRKARASIGQSPAGRVPATPMTTGRALLTAVAGLAVLIVLALPALSMRLGLPDGSSEAEDSTQYQAYQLIEEKFGAGVNGPLLVVAGLPAAVTDDDTLAEQARIGTAILGQDNVTAVAPIGQSSDNTLIAFQVVPAEGPNSETTEQLVRDLRELSPLDGDVTLGVAGSASGNIDISEQLSDALPVYLGVVLGLSLIILIFVFRSILVPLTATLGFVLSLFATFGGITAIFQWGWLGSVFGVHDPGPVLSFLPTILIGILFGLAMDYQLFLVSGMREAYAHGASARVAVRRGLHAGRTVVTAAAIIMIAVFGGFIFSHTTMIRSLGFGLAFGVLADAFLVRMLLIPAVMHLLGRSAWWIPRWLDRILPNVDVEGAALERSHPITHDSVGDTQQEPILTLR; translated from the coding sequence ATGGCCGAGTTGCTGTTCCGCGTCGGGCGTTTCTGCGCCCGACGCGCCTGGACGGTCCTGATCACCTGGATGGTGGTCCTGGGGCTGTCCACCACCGCCTACTTCGTCTTCGGCGGCGCGCTGTCGTCGCAGGTGACCATTCCGGGAACGGCGACCTCGCAGGTCATTGACCAGCTCGCGGAAAAGTTCCCGAGCGCCAGCGGGGGCAACGGGACGGTCCTGTTCCACACCGCCGACGGGTCGGCGTTCACCGCCGATCAGCGTACGGCGATCGGCGCGCTGCTGAAGAGCGTCGGCGACCTCGACGGCGTGGCCTCCGCCACCGACCCGTTCATCACCCAGCAGCAGCTGACCGAGCAGACCCAGCAGGTGCAGGGCGGCCAGCAGCAGATCGCCGCAGGGCGCGAGGAGCTGGAGCGGGCCCAGAATGCGGCGGACGCGCTTCCGGAGGCGCAGCGCAAGCAGCTCGACGCCCAGCGGGCGCAGCTCGACGCGCAGGCCGCCAAGCTGGAGCTGTCGCAGCAGTTGCTTGCCATGTCCTCGAAGATCCGCATGGTCTCGGTGGACGACACCACCGCGCTCGCCTCGGTCGTCTTTGACGAGGCGCAGATGAACGTCACGCCGGAGACCAAGGACGGCGTGGTCGACCATGTCAGTGCCGGCGTCCCGGCCGGGGTCGAGGCCGAGTTCTCCAACGAGATCACCCAGAGCGTGCCGCAGATCCTCGGCGTGGGCGAGGTCGCCGGTCTCGTCGTCGCCGCGATCACCCTGTTGGTCATGCTCGGCGCGCTCATCGCCGCCGCGCTGCCGCTGCTGACCGCCCTTGTCGGGGTCGGGGTCGGCGTCACCGCCTCGCTGGCACTGTCCGGCGCCGTCGAGATGCTGTCGATCACCCCGGTGCTGGGTGTGATGCTCGGCTTGGCGGTCGGCATCGACTATTGCCTGTTCATCCTCAACCGGCACCGCCGCCAGCTGCTCGACGGCGTCGAGCTGCGCGAGTCCATCGCCCTGGCGAACGGTACGTCCGGCAACGCAGTGGTGTTCGCCGGGGCGACCGTGCTGGTCGCGCTGCTGGCACTCAACGTCACCGGCATCGGGTTCCTCGGCATGATGGGCACCGTCGGCGCGATCTGCGTCGCCGTGGCCGTTGTCATCGCGGTCACCCTGACCCCGGCCCTGCTGTCGTTGCTCGGCTTGAGGATCCTCACCCGCAAGGCCCGCGCGAGCATCGGGCAGTCACCCGCCGGCCGGGTGCCGGCGACGCCGATGACCACCGGACGGGCGCTGCTCACCGCGGTTGCCGGTCTGGCCGTCCTGATCGTGCTCGCACTGCCGGCGCTGTCCATGCGGCTGGGTCTGCCGGACGGCTCGTCCGAGGCCGAGGACTCCACGCAGTACCAGGCCTACCAGCTGATCGAGGAGAAGTTCGGGGCCGGCGTCAACGGCCCGCTGTTGGTCGTGGCGGGGCTGCCGGCCGCGGTCACCGACGACGACACGCTCGCCGAGCAGGCCCGCATCGGCACCGCGATCCTCGGTCAGGACAACGTCACCGCCGTTGCCCCGATCGGCCAGTCCAGCGACAACACCCTGATCGCCTTCCAGGTCGTCCCCGCCGAGGGGCCGAACAGCGAGACGACCGAGCAGCTCGTACGCGATCTGCGGGAGCTGTCACCGCTCGACGGGGACGTCACGCTGGGTGTGGCCGGCAGCGCCAGCGGCAACATCGACATCTCCGAGCAGCTGTCCGACGCGCTGCCCGTCTACCTCGGTGTGGTACTCGGTCTGTCCTTGATCATTCTGATCTTCGTTTTCCGCTCGATCCTGGTTCCGCTCACCGCGACCCTCGGGTTCGTGCTGTCGCTGTTCGCCACGTTCGGCGGCATTACGGCGATCTTCCAGTGGGGCTGGCTCGGCTCGGTGTTCGGCGTACACGATCCGGGGCCGGTGCTGAGCTTCCTGCCGACCATCCTGATCGGCATTCTGTTCGGCCTGGCCATGGACTACCAGCTGTTCCTGGTCTCGGGCATGCGAGAGGCGTACGCCCACGGCGCGTCCGCCCGGGTCGCCGTCCGCCGGGGTCTGCACGCCGGCCGTACGGTGGTCACCGCCGCCGCGATCATCATGATCGCCGTCTTCGGCGGGTTCATCTTCTCGCACACCACCATGATCCGATCGCTCGGCTTCGGCCTGGCCTTCGGCGTGCTCGCCGACGCGTTCCTGGTCCGGATGCTGCTCATCCCGGCGGTCATGCACCTGCTCGGCCGCTCTGCGTGGTGGATTCCGCGCTGGTTGGACCGGATCCTGCCCAATGTTGATGTGGAGGGCGCCGCCCTGGAACGCAGCCATCCCATCACGCACGACTCCGTGGGCGACACGCAGCAGGAGCCCATCCTCACCCTGCGATAG
- a CDS encoding zinc-binding dehydrogenase yields the protein MRALITRAGADTPVLTDVEPAPLGPADLRIRISAAAVNPIDVFLATERGRAVFGLRGGTGLGSDLTGTVIEAGAKVDGFAVGDRVAALDRDPAAPSRAHAESIVVAAADAARVPVDLDPLTAASIPLNALAARQGLDLLGPPEGRTLLVTGAAGAVGGYAVALAARAGWRVTGLARTGDVDFVSNAGAEQVVNELPGPAYDVVLDAAAMENEAIPAVRDGGVYVGYPGQSTQAVRRIQIKSVVTQPDGAALGKLLQLAADGLLQLRIAGTVSLTDAAVAYAKVASGGQRGRWLLVP from the coding sequence ATGCGCGCACTCATCACTCGTGCCGGGGCTGACACGCCGGTACTCACCGACGTCGAGCCCGCACCGCTCGGCCCTGCTGACCTGCGGATCCGCATCAGTGCGGCCGCCGTCAACCCGATCGACGTCTTCCTGGCAACCGAGCGGGGCCGGGCCGTGTTCGGCCTACGTGGCGGGACCGGCCTGGGCTCGGACCTCACCGGGACCGTCATCGAAGCAGGCGCCAAGGTCGACGGCTTCGCCGTCGGCGATCGGGTAGCTGCCCTCGATCGCGACCCCGCCGCCCCGAGCCGGGCGCACGCGGAAAGCATTGTCGTCGCGGCCGCCGATGCGGCCCGCGTGCCCGTCGATCTCGACCCGCTGACCGCGGCATCGATACCGCTCAACGCGCTCGCCGCACGCCAGGGGCTCGACCTCCTCGGCCCGCCCGAGGGGCGGACCCTGCTGGTGACCGGCGCGGCCGGTGCCGTGGGCGGATATGCCGTCGCCCTGGCTGCCCGGGCCGGCTGGCGGGTCACCGGGCTCGCCCGAACAGGTGACGTGGACTTCGTCAGCAACGCCGGCGCCGAGCAGGTCGTCAACGAACTCCCAGGGCCGGCATACGACGTCGTGCTCGACGCCGCCGCGATGGAGAACGAGGCGATCCCAGCGGTGCGCGACGGTGGCGTGTACGTCGGTTATCCCGGACAGTCGACCCAGGCCGTACGGCGGATCCAGATCAAGTCAGTCGTCACCCAGCCCGACGGTGCCGCACTGGGCAAGCTGCTCCAGCTCGCTGCCGACGGACTGCTCCAACTCCGCATAGCCGGCACCGTCTCGCTGACAGACGCGGCGGTGGCGTACGCCAAGGTCGCCAGCGGCGGCCAGCGCGGTCGCTGGCTCCTTGTCCCATAG
- a CDS encoding GNAT family N-acetyltransferase — protein sequence MEIARRLISRRRGPWEISYQFRPASWGVGLASESISALVDWFFAHTAEDVLIAVTQEANERPGRLLERTGACLATKFEQYGALQRQYEFHRADRPGPIP from the coding sequence GTGGAGATCGCTCGCCGCCTCATCAGCCGCAGACGCGGCCCGTGGGAGATCTCCTACCAGTTCCGACCCGCGTCATGGGGCGTGGGACTGGCCTCGGAGTCGATCTCCGCCCTGGTCGACTGGTTCTTCGCCCACACCGCCGAGGACGTGCTGATCGCGGTGACCCAGGAGGCCAACGAACGCCCCGGGAGGTTGTTGGAGCGTACCGGGGCCTGCCTCGCCACGAAGTTCGAGCAGTACGGCGCCCTCCAGCGCCAGTACGAGTTCCACCGGGCCGACCGGCCCGGTCCCATCCCGTGA
- a CDS encoding winged helix-turn-helix transcriptional regulator: MRTWRYVVAASAQQPKPQFNAFAASCPSRRLLDTIGDKWVSLLIVALGLRGPLRYSELSSQIAGVSQKMLTQSLRRMERDGLVTRTLTPSVPVRVDYELTSLGESLLGVMSHLKEWAEVHMPQVEAARATYDAAIG; the protein is encoded by the coding sequence GTGCGCACCTGGAGGTACGTCGTGGCGGCATCCGCCCAGCAGCCGAAGCCGCAGTTCAACGCCTTCGCAGCGAGCTGCCCCAGTAGGCGCCTGCTCGATACGATCGGCGACAAGTGGGTGAGCCTGCTGATAGTCGCGCTCGGCCTGCGCGGTCCGCTGCGTTACTCCGAGCTGTCCTCGCAGATCGCCGGGGTGAGCCAGAAGATGCTCACCCAGTCCCTGCGCCGGATGGAGCGCGACGGCCTGGTGACGCGCACGCTGACGCCCTCGGTGCCCGTCCGAGTCGACTACGAACTGACCTCGCTCGGCGAATCGCTTCTTGGAGTGATGAGTCACCTCAAGGAGTGGGCCGAGGTACACATGCCCCAGGTGGAGGCGGCCCGGGCAACGTACGACGCGGCCATCGGTTGA
- a CDS encoding TetR/AcrR family transcriptional regulator has translation MTATVSPDRRAALKARHRRAILDAAKALIVEGGTARFSVDQLAERADVSRRTVFNHFVSIDDVVTTVCTEVLAVVIDNFRAQVTATPAGTGSRTAMFDTVSAALRATDVAGTITFLWRALGGFGTGDPRPHQIVQATFSRTTVDLARELADRNADLDPLEAELLVSSLMHGTEVIAQHWLAATGAATDEAARTLWNELLERLIENIRTGY, from the coding sequence ATGACGGCTACCGTGTCGCCCGACCGGCGGGCAGCGCTGAAGGCCCGGCACCGGCGGGCGATCCTCGACGCGGCCAAGGCCCTGATCGTCGAGGGCGGGACGGCCCGGTTCAGCGTTGACCAACTCGCCGAGCGGGCCGACGTCTCCCGGCGTACGGTCTTCAACCACTTCGTCTCCATCGACGACGTCGTGACGACCGTGTGCACCGAGGTCCTCGCCGTCGTGATCGACAACTTCCGTGCCCAGGTCACCGCGACACCTGCCGGAACGGGCAGCCGTACGGCGATGTTCGATACCGTCTCGGCGGCGCTGCGCGCCACCGACGTGGCTGGCACCATCACATTCCTCTGGCGGGCCCTCGGCGGGTTCGGCACGGGCGACCCCCGCCCGCACCAGATCGTCCAGGCGACGTTCTCGCGTACCACGGTCGATCTGGCGCGCGAGCTCGCGGATCGCAACGCTGATCTCGACCCGCTCGAAGCGGAGCTGCTGGTCAGCTCGCTCATGCATGGTACCGAGGTGATCGCGCAGCACTGGCTCGCGGCGACCGGCGCCGCCACTGACGAGGCGGCCAGGACTCTGTGGAACGAGCTCCTAGAGCGGCTGATCGAGAACATCCGCACGGGCTACTGA